acaatgttaaaaacaacagacaaagccagaaatcttggtgtagtcatggactcagacctgaactttaccagccacattaagacaataacaaagtcagcctactatcaccttaagaatatatcaagggttaaaggacttatgtgtcaacaggatttggaaaaacttgtccatgcctttatcttcagtagacttgactactgtaacggggtcttacaggtctccctaaaaaatcaatcagacagctacagctgattcagaacgctgctgctcaggtcctcactaagaccaagagactggatcacatcactccagttctgaagtctttacactggcttcctgtgtctcaaagaattgatttcaaagtactcttgctagtttataaatcacttaacggtttaggtccaaaatatatttctgatctgctactacactatgaccccccagacctctcaggtcatctgggacaggtctactttctgtccccagagtcagaactaaacagggtaaagcagctttcagtttctatgctcctcatatctggaataaactcccagaaacctgtagagccgctgctactctcagttcttttaaatcaaggctgaagaccttcctttttgatgctgcctttcttaaatgactgctcatttctttaaatttcttatgctgcactgtaacttttattcttgtgtttatgtgtctattttttttaactgtctattcatgagttttaccggtttttaatgcttatgatttttaactgtttttactagtgttttatctgtttaactgattttgtgtaaagcactttgaattgccctgttgctgaaatatgctatacaaataaagctgccttgccttgccttgccttttctcaatgtccactgaagtttctcagcgtgctctctagtaacatcagcaaggctacttttactttcatactttaagtaaatttccaagcctgtactttgttacttgtatttgagtaaagaagttaaatcagtacttctacttttaccagagtatttgttaacacaattaagtctacttctacttgagtacgggaagtcaGTACTTTGAACACGTAACTTCAtccgtctttgctgttgcattgcgTTAACAAATAACTAcgtttgtgtaaagtaatcaaCAGGCTTTATGCCCAGgttgagtagggagggaaatgtaatgcatacccctacgttttttcttcttctaatatttatcatgaaacgaggaagcGGTATAGAGCCCTAGTAaacaaaaactgagaaaaacagcagtgagagaaacaaatcaagggactgaagagcaggaagagggagagccagaggagttctgggagtttggagagagggcatgtgatgagagtgagggctctgacacagagagggatattccagagggtgaggaagatgaagaagagggtgaggagaatgaagaagagagtgaggagaagaaaacataaatgggacagagagaggaacagccagagggacagcaagtggatccatgtggatcaagtactgcaccgtcaggtttgtgatgaagaaggttcttactattttcaaagaagttcaattacaatttcattgtaggtctgctgtgtgtccttaaaatggggctttctgctgtcaaattcttttttttgtgtgaatatggctctgtttcttttttttcttggcctacattttgaaatgcatgcaggtacacatgcatacagtggtactATAAcagattgccaccctggtgactttcttccatgtctccatgtcttcatatatttgggctgacagttgagaaaccttcccttgttaactatgacatggatgactgagaacctactgtatcgtgacatgtttaatttactatattataatttttgagacaggtcctacaaagtatttgttggatcagtcaggatggccgagcggtccaaggcgctgcgttcaggtcgcagtctccactggaggtgtgggttcaaatcccacttctgacatctactgtttttctgagacatgatattgggaataaagcagtactatgtatttaagaggacatgaatgtgcgcaagaaactCAATGGCCACTACAGGGTTTTGTgggcatctttattgtcaacagatgtaaagttaccatgtgtttgtacacagtagacatatctactgctgtcttcactgtctgtggcaagtcctttaaaacctgttcttgacttgctttttcccacatcctctgaacgcttagctaactaaatgacttaagttggccaataattgttgtgattgttgtgtgcctttaataccacacatgtggatattatgaaagaaactgcctagcaaacccttgcaacacttttaaaggttcaatGGTGTAATGGGtagcactctgcactgtgaatcCAGCGGTCTAAGTTCAagtctcagtggaacctgtttctaagtcacagtataggtgaaaaagatcaacttttcacatctagtttaaagtaagctaacaGGGTTATTCTCCTtggtcatttagactgtaaacagtacgtTGGTGGGgtcatgttgaggagtcacctggttgttaatgtaattggaaggagctccaaatttgacagtattgactggaagtgataggctttgagaaacatgggggatacacactttgcattcagtctcgtaatcaccataaaaattaggtatcactgaaatttgaacttgtgttgctgcagtcagagtatacagtgttcatcctgaatgggccagtatagtgcatcagaattgcttgttgatggtctattagctttggaaccccctttccccacagctttcaattgtcagatatgggtgggtgagtgggcactgtgtccaaccctttctgtgtaaaacaacaacaaaagaagtctcttgtataagggacaaaaaatctgcagagaacattttaccaagtccagttgcccttggcctagttgtgaacttttggggtaatagcatggatcaggaaccaaaagggacacatctggactcaatgtgggcattgtacggcaatatttgacacatttagaccataaagacagttatcagtttatttcccatctggaaggtatatctgtggactcagttggacattttgaaaataattgcacaatgttgacccaattgtcagtctattttccatctggcagggacatttctggattcaggtggacattgttgacagaaacattggtagatcttgattcccaccataggatttggcctgtattgcacattgtcttcacatcccgtgcaatgtattgcctttgtcaaacacattgccaccctggtgactttcttccatgtctccatgaacgcccaaatatttgggctgacagttgagaaaccttcccttgttaactatgacatggatgactgagaaactatatcatgacatgtttaatttactaaatcataatgttttaaacaggtcttattGGAAATTTGTtgaatcagtcaggatggccgagcggtctaaggtgctgcgttcaggtcgcagtctcctctggaggcgtgggttcaaatcccacttctgacaacgattgttttcatttggaactaatgtccgagagttgatattgggaataaagaacttagcagttctttgtatttaagaggacatgaatgtgcgcgaGAAACGCGATTGCAagtacagcgttttgtgagTATCTTTAAACCGATGGATACgattaaaacctgtatacagcccaaccacttaccaatcacatcactggaaagacagcatgacttgagggtagtggatgtcgatttgtcaaaataaactgCCAGAACATGATTTTCCTCAAGAACATTACTTTTCACGGTGCTGTCAACAATTACAGCAGTTACATTATGATtttctcaccatggaaatcaggttgAGGGCCATAATTTCCTGTTGCATcaccctttctgattgtctaccattgtgtcaccagcaaaggagattagcagaggatggttttgatccatcgacctctggggtAAGGGCCCAGCACTCTTTCGCTGAGCCACTCTGCTACTACTCTGCTACTACTCTGctaaatcacagtcaatatttgtctcacaaaccgtctcaatgtccaatttaataatttatccaacagaattgaaactttaacttaccccgctgtttgaaattgcttccttgtcgtttggatttcagagtggaatcaaGGGAGCTTtctgaccctctctctctcaaagatgtttggcgaggtttagaggcaggtgatcatcagatccctggatgcatgccctcatcagtcaccgtggagtccctttctgattcctccttgaaatcctgtttGTGACGCCAAACTGTAGTAGAAGTTTCTTGTTACAGCAGGGAGGAATTTGGCTGGAATTAAGACTCTGTATATAGAATAAAGACTgaaggctgcaaactgaatcaaagtttagtctccgatgaagtttaattgttttctgtagaGAAAAATCAAGAAATGCTTAGGCATTTATtatctcccttcgatagctcagttggtagagcggaggactgtagaggcataaaatTGAAATCCTTATCCGGCTCAAAGGAGCATTTTTTCCAGATTTTAtgtttggggatcaataaagaatttctgattcggatgtagagatggacggatgacccaaaagcatattgcttcttgccaagacataacaagaataaaaaaagaggtgggggagacagagttaagccctgacagaatagagaactacagacaaagatgtgaaatagtgcaacCAGAGAGagtaagtgtgaccagaagaattggaaaaaactagaactataaaagacaaacctttcttcaagaaatctttattgtgttgacatgggccttcatttatgaaatgtgctaaaacaggtgtaggacgggcgtacgccgattcccaCCCAAAGttcggcatttatcaatttgaacgtgagcgtaggctgcaaaaattctcacgtctggtctgacTGTGAAGATTTGTGCATGTCATCCCATGAActagatagatttttattgatctaaaaaaaaaagggaaattccaGTGTTGCAGCAAAAAATCAGACACAACACACGTACAGAATACACATGAAATAACTATCTTGTTGATACACAACTCAGTTGTCACAccagtgtatatacagtatatgtactgtaatgtTTAAAACCCTCTGCTGGACAGATCCTAGAGATGCCTTACAAAGGGAAGGAGCTTAGCATGCTCATCTTTTACCCAATGAGATGGAGGACAGTACTACAGGTCTGGagaaggtaacacacacacacacactttcacacataaAGAAACCCGCAGAAACGGATAAACTAATAACTGATTCCATGTCCACCCCCAGCTGGAGAAGCAGCTGACCTATGAGAACTTTATGGAGTGGACTCATCCAGACATGATGGATAACGTTGAGGTCCAGGTGGGGCTGCCTCGGTTCAAGATGGAGGAGTCGTATGACATGGAGGAAGTCCTGGTCAGCATGGGCATGGTAGATGCCTTTGACAAGGCAGACTTCTCTGGTAGGACTTGTGTCTGCATCATAATCATTTAAAGAACAGGCAGCTGAAACCTGAAATGTCTCCTGTCAGTTTTAAAAGACACAAGATAATACAGAGGTTCTCccaaattattttaattcatgttgTGGGGTAAGACCTgacattaaatgtatttaaaatattccaTCTCCTTCTTTTTGTGACAGGGATGTCTCCTGCCGAATGGCTGGTACTGTCAAAAGTTGTCCACAAGGCTTTTGTGGAGGTCAACGAGAAGGGAACTGAGGCTGCTGctgtcactgctgctgtcatGATGCTGGAGTCTTGCACGATAAGTTCTCCATCTGCCACGTTCATCGCAGACCAccccttcctcttcttcatcagACATAACCCCTCCATGAGCGTTCTCTTTGCTGGCCGATACTGCTCCCCTGAGTGAGCAATACATCGTTAGAGTAGTGTTTCTTAACTGGTGGGGGGGGTTACAATACATCTAGTATTATAACAGTGTACCAATTTATTTGGTATAACTCAAAATGTTAATTACCACTCTAGTTTCCTAAAGTTAATCACACCCTGATGATTCTGTGTCCATCCTTAACATTATGTTCTTGCTTTTCCTTTGTATCTTTTGCCCTTAATCTCAATCTCATCCTTAGGATCTGGCTTACTTTATGTCCTTGGTAATTATTAGACTGACAGgaattcttcctttccttttggcaaatgaattgcctttttgaggggctaaaaggtcccatggcatgaaaatgtgactttatgagttttttcaacatttgtgtgcagtccccagtggctagaaatggtgataggtgtaaaccatagactgtatattaattcataaaaaaaaacactttaaacccCAAATCCAGGGATGTTA
The sequence above is drawn from the Etheostoma spectabile isolate EspeVRDwgs_2016 unplaced genomic scaffold, UIUC_Espe_1.0 scaffold00002084, whole genome shotgun sequence genome and encodes:
- the LOC116675625 gene encoding LOW QUALITY PROTEIN: serpin B6-like (The sequence of the model RefSeq protein was modified relative to this genomic sequence to represent the inferred CDS: inserted 1 base in 1 codon): CLKPSAGQILEMPYKGKELSMLIFXPNEMEDSTTGLEKLEKQLTYENFMEWTHPDMMDNVEVQVGLPRFKMEESYDMEEVLVSMGMVDAFDKADFSGMSPAEWLVLSKVVHKAFVEVNEKGTEAAAVTAAVMMLESCTISSPSATFIADHPFLFFIRHNPSMSVLFAGRYCSPE